The following proteins are encoded in a genomic region of Synechococcus sp. CBW1002:
- a CDS encoding 16S rRNA (cytosine(967)-C(5))-methyltransferase codes for MADAAADTVDTATGLGPRRVAWEVLEAVAAGAYADVALERALRGAGLSATDRGLATELAYGAIRRRLWLDAWLDRLGKVPARKQPPRLRWLLHVGLYQLFWMERIPAAAAVHTTVELAKQHRLARLAPVVNGLLRAALRAQAAGDTLALPADAAERLSLQQSLPLWFCQELLAWADGEWSQALAMPAVERIAAASNQVPPLDLRVNRLRSTPALVSAALDAAGLEIRPIAGCPDGLQVLGSAGDLRQWPGYAEGHWCVQDRAAQWVAPLLEPRPGERLLDACAAPGGKATHLVELIGDRGEVWAVDRSAGRLQRVAANAARLGCASVNALAADACELLRQRPQWRSAFQRILLDAPCSGLGTLARHADARWRVTPDSIAALLPLQARLLEAMLALLAPGGRLVYATCTIHPAENQHQIAGLLAAHPELTLVSEQQRWPDPDGGDGFYAAVITAPGITAPAGA; via the coding sequence ATGGCTGACGCCGCTGCCGACACTGTGGACACCGCCACCGGGCTGGGGCCGCGCCGGGTCGCCTGGGAGGTGCTGGAAGCGGTGGCGGCCGGCGCCTATGCCGATGTGGCGCTGGAGCGGGCCCTGCGCGGTGCCGGTCTCTCTGCTACGGATCGTGGTCTGGCCACGGAGCTGGCCTATGGGGCGATCCGGCGTCGCCTCTGGCTCGACGCCTGGCTGGATCGGCTTGGCAAGGTGCCCGCCCGCAAGCAGCCGCCCCGGCTGCGCTGGCTCCTGCACGTGGGCCTCTATCAGCTCTTCTGGATGGAGCGGATCCCGGCCGCCGCTGCGGTGCACACCACGGTGGAGCTGGCCAAGCAGCATCGTCTGGCGCGGCTGGCGCCGGTGGTGAATGGTCTGCTGCGGGCTGCCCTGCGGGCCCAGGCGGCGGGCGACACCCTGGCGCTGCCCGCCGATGCGGCGGAGCGCCTGTCGCTACAGCAGTCGCTGCCGCTGTGGTTCTGCCAGGAGTTGCTGGCCTGGGCCGACGGCGAGTGGAGCCAGGCGCTCGCCATGCCCGCGGTGGAGCGCATCGCTGCCGCCTCTAATCAGGTGCCGCCCCTGGATCTGCGCGTCAACCGCCTGCGCAGCACGCCGGCTCTTGTGTCGGCAGCCCTGGACGCTGCCGGGCTCGAGATCCGGCCGATTGCGGGGTGCCCCGATGGATTGCAGGTGCTCGGATCCGCTGGTGATCTGCGCCAGTGGCCCGGCTATGCCGAGGGGCATTGGTGTGTGCAGGACCGGGCCGCCCAGTGGGTGGCGCCCCTGCTGGAGCCCCGGCCCGGCGAGCGGCTGCTCGATGCCTGTGCCGCACCCGGCGGCAAAGCCACCCATCTGGTCGAGTTGATCGGTGATCGCGGCGAGGTGTGGGCGGTGGATCGTTCCGCCGGTCGCCTGCAGCGAGTGGCCGCGAATGCGGCCCGGCTCGGTTGCGCGTCTGTGAACGCGCTGGCGGCCGATGCCTGCGAGCTGCTGCGGCAGCGCCCCCAGTGGCGCAGTGCGTTTCAACGCATCCTGCTCGATGCGCCCTGTTCCGGTCTCGGCACCCTGGCCCGCCATGCCGATGCCCGCTGGCGTGTCACGCCCGACTCGATCGCCGCACTGCTGCCGCTGCAGGCGCGCTTGCTGGAGGCGATGCTGGCGTTGCTCGCTCCCGGTGGCCGGCTGGTGTATGCCACCTGCACGATCCACCCGGCGGAGAACCAGCACCAGATCGCTGGTTTGCTCGCCGCCCATCCCGAGCTGACGTTGGTGTCGGAGCAGCAGCGCTGGCCCGATCCCGATGGTGGCGATGGCTTCTATGCGGCGGTGATCACCGCACCGGGAATCACTGCACCGGCAGGGGCCTGA
- a CDS encoding transposase — protein sequence MLLLYAYCVGTVSSRKIERACYEDLAFRVLTGNQQPDHSRISEFRRRNLDALKGLFIQILRLCQKAGMVSLGHVALDGTKVQASASKHKTLLWTVKPPDAPAERHRGGSADQLSHDGREPALATPWNPSPPPASCCCGRPSTRSVGTPEQSRSIAPQLVSSMRNR from the coding sequence ATGCTTTTGCTCTACGCCTACTGCGTGGGCACCGTCTCCTCCCGCAAGATCGAGCGTGCCTGCTACGAGGATCTGGCGTTCCGCGTGCTGACCGGTAATCAGCAACCTGACCACAGCCGTATCAGTGAATTCCGGCGCCGCAACCTTGATGCCCTCAAAGGTCTGTTCATTCAGATCCTGCGGCTGTGCCAGAAGGCCGGCATGGTGAGCCTGGGCCATGTAGCCCTCGATGGCACCAAGGTGCAGGCCAGTGCCTCCAAACACAAGACACTCCTATGGACTGTCAAGCCCCCGGACGCTCCGGCTGAGCGCCATCGAGGTGGCAGTGCTGACCAGCTCAGCCACGATGGCCGTGAACCAGCGCTGGCCACGCCGTGGAACCCGTCACCACCTCCAGCGAGCTGCTGCTGTGGGAGGCCATCGACCAGGTCCGTAGGGACTCCTGAACAATCCAGATCCATTGCGCCGCAGCTGGTCTCAAGCATGAGAAACCGCTAA
- a CDS encoding IS66 family transposase — translation MTTPPAGISEADWAATPVGVKAGFLELVSQCQRQQQEIEQLRIQLTALATELAHLRERIGRSSRNSSKPPSSDGQGFKPPERRKGSGRKRGGQPGHPGSGPELLPIERVDEVVEHHPQACRRCGTLLQGQDPEPLRHQVIEIPPITPLVIEHRLHRLVCPCCSTSTCASLPAEVEVSHYGPRLSALVGLLGSAFPLSFSKTQALLDQLLGVQISRGAMATIRQRLSAALEQPMQEALAFARQQSVVYVDETGAPTGNADGGNPDGRRGWEWVMVTAMGVTVFLQSLSRSAAAAIDLLGNAFGGIVVSDRFSAYNHLPLEQRQLCWAHVIRDLTAIADRQGASGEIGAELLGLQQQLFAQWHRYKDGTIDWSTLQQGCRPIRQAFVGTLQRVVELGCQRGERTPWAKTVRTCHQLLQVSDGLWTFLEIEGIEPTNNAAERALRHSVIQRKISHGVQSRQGAICRSRLLTVTTSLRQQGRDIWQFLEQALIAHHRGGEMPSLLPNP, via the coding sequence ATGACCACCCCACCGGCCGGGATTTCAGAAGCCGATTGGGCCGCCACCCCGGTGGGAGTGAAGGCTGGATTTCTTGAGCTGGTCAGTCAGTGCCAGAGGCAGCAACAGGAGATCGAGCAGCTCCGCATCCAGCTCACCGCCCTGGCGACCGAACTGGCCCATCTGCGCGAGCGGATCGGCCGCAGCTCCCGAAATTCTTCCAAGCCTCCCTCCAGTGATGGCCAGGGGTTTAAGCCGCCCGAACGACGCAAGGGCAGTGGCCGCAAGCGCGGCGGCCAGCCGGGCCATCCCGGATCTGGGCCGGAGCTGCTGCCGATCGAGCGGGTGGATGAGGTGGTCGAGCACCACCCCCAGGCCTGCCGCCGCTGCGGCACGTTGCTACAGGGTCAGGATCCCGAGCCCTTGAGGCACCAGGTGATCGAGATTCCACCGATCACGCCTCTGGTGATCGAGCACCGGCTGCACCGCCTGGTCTGCCCCTGCTGTTCCACCAGCACCTGTGCCTCGTTACCGGCGGAGGTGGAAGTAAGCCATTACGGTCCCCGGCTCAGTGCTCTGGTGGGTCTGCTGGGTAGTGCCTTCCCGTTGAGTTTCAGCAAGACCCAGGCGCTGCTGGATCAGCTGCTGGGGGTACAGATCAGCCGGGGAGCGATGGCCACTATCCGCCAGCGCTTGAGTGCAGCACTGGAGCAGCCCATGCAGGAGGCCCTTGCGTTTGCCCGTCAGCAGTCGGTGGTCTATGTCGATGAAACCGGTGCCCCCACCGGTAATGCCGATGGGGGCAACCCCGATGGCCGGCGCGGCTGGGAGTGGGTCATGGTGACCGCCATGGGGGTGACAGTGTTCTTGCAGAGCCTGAGCCGCTCGGCTGCCGCCGCGATCGACCTGCTCGGGAATGCCTTTGGCGGAATTGTGGTGAGCGATCGCTTCTCCGCCTACAACCATCTCCCGCTGGAGCAGCGCCAGCTGTGCTGGGCGCACGTGATCCGCGATCTCACTGCCATCGCTGACCGTCAGGGCGCCAGCGGTGAGATTGGAGCGGAGCTGCTGGGCCTGCAGCAGCAGCTGTTTGCCCAGTGGCACCGCTACAAAGACGGAACGATCGACTGGTCCACGTTGCAGCAGGGCTGTCGGCCGATCCGCCAGGCGTTTGTGGGCACGCTGCAGCGGGTTGTGGAGCTGGGCTGCCAGCGCGGCGAGCGAACGCCGTGGGCCAAGACGGTGCGTACCTGCCATCAGTTGCTGCAAGTGAGCGATGGCCTCTGGACCTTCCTGGAGATTGAAGGGATCGAGCCCACCAACAACGCAGCCGAGCGTGCCCTGCGCCATTCGGTGATTCAGCGCAAGATCAGCCATGGCGTCCAATCCCGCCAGGGTGCAATCTGCCGCAGCAGGTTGCTCACGGTCACCACCAGCCTGCGGCAACAGGGCCGTGATATCTGGCAGTTCCTGGAGCAGGCCTTGATCGCCCATCATCGCGGCGGTGAGATGCCATCGCTGTTGCCGAATCCCTGA
- a CDS encoding MGMT family protein — protein MTAAFDSRVHAVVATIPSARLATYGQVADWIGAYGCARQVGWALRRLTLPSPIPWHRVVNARGRVAMSLSREGSDWMQRQMLIAEGIPVDDEGRLPLKRFLWTPEPQAIRGALALELPRPPDRMAESHG, from the coding sequence ATGACGGCAGCGTTTGACTCCCGTGTTCATGCGGTTGTGGCCACAATCCCTTCTGCACGGTTGGCGACCTACGGCCAGGTGGCCGACTGGATCGGTGCCTATGGCTGCGCCCGCCAGGTGGGCTGGGCCTTGCGGCGGCTCACCCTTCCATCGCCGATCCCCTGGCACCGGGTGGTGAATGCCCGGGGCCGGGTGGCGATGAGCCTCAGCCGTGAGGGATCCGACTGGATGCAGCGTCAGATGCTGATCGCCGAGGGCATTCCCGTCGACGACGAGGGGCGTCTGCCCCTGAAGCGCTTCCTCTGGACGCCGGAGCCGCAGGCGATCCGCGGAGCGCTAGCTCTGGAGCTCCCCCGTCCACCCGATCGCATGGCTGAATCGCATGGCTGA
- a CDS encoding class I SAM-dependent RNA methyltransferase, giving the protein MTEPIQGTTAPGGTQPGGSFAATAVVPPGLEQPAAAELSALGATDVQPLQRAVALRCDLATLYRLHLQARLPFRILRELARFPCRSREDLYRGVQQAADWALWLPPDCRFRVDASGRAPGLSHSHYSALEVKNALVDWQRQHWGERSTVDLETPDLSFHLHLARGRGGPEAVLSLEGSGGSLHRRGYRAAMGLAPLKENLAAGLISFTGWDGRVPLADPLCGSGTLLIEAACLALGRAPGLSGPGRPPRRFALQGWPDFQPDLWETELDQARALQRDHGPQGDPLAPIVGREQDPSVLEQARTNAAAAGVGGWLDLQAGDVRDFEPPEAAGVLVCNPPYGERIGERDDLEQLYADLGTMLKQRCGGWTLWLLSGNPELTGALRMKASRRIPVSNGGIDCRWLNYDIR; this is encoded by the coding sequence ATCACCGAACCCATCCAGGGGACAACCGCCCCTGGCGGAACCCAGCCCGGCGGCAGCTTCGCCGCCACAGCGGTGGTGCCCCCTGGGCTTGAGCAGCCCGCCGCTGCTGAGCTGAGCGCCCTCGGGGCCACGGACGTTCAGCCCCTGCAGCGGGCGGTGGCGCTGCGCTGCGACCTGGCGACCTTGTACCGCCTACACCTGCAGGCCCGGCTGCCCTTCCGGATCCTGCGGGAGCTGGCCCGGTTTCCCTGCCGCAGCCGCGAGGATCTTTACCGCGGGGTGCAGCAAGCCGCCGACTGGGCCCTCTGGTTGCCGCCCGATTGCCGCTTTCGGGTTGATGCCAGTGGCCGCGCCCCGGGGCTGAGCCACAGCCACTACAGCGCTTTGGAGGTGAAGAACGCCCTGGTGGACTGGCAGCGCCAGCACTGGGGCGAGCGCTCAACCGTGGACCTGGAAACGCCCGACCTCAGCTTTCACCTCCATCTCGCTCGGGGCCGCGGCGGGCCCGAGGCGGTGCTGAGCCTGGAGGGCAGCGGCGGCAGCCTGCACCGCCGCGGCTACCGGGCCGCCATGGGCCTGGCCCCGCTCAAGGAAAACCTCGCCGCCGGGCTGATCAGCTTCACCGGCTGGGATGGCCGTGTGCCCCTGGCCGATCCCCTCTGCGGCAGTGGCACCCTGCTGATCGAGGCCGCCTGTCTCGCCCTGGGCCGGGCGCCCGGCCTGAGCGGGCCGGGACGGCCACCGCGCCGCTTCGCCCTGCAGGGCTGGCCCGACTTCCAGCCAGACCTCTGGGAGACGGAGCTGGACCAGGCCAGGGCCCTGCAGCGCGATCACGGGCCCCAGGGGGATCCACTGGCTCCGATCGTGGGGCGGGAGCAGGATCCGAGCGTGCTGGAGCAGGCCCGCACCAACGCCGCTGCCGCCGGTGTGGGCGGCTGGCTGGATCTGCAGGCGGGCGACGTCCGCGATTTCGAGCCCCCGGAAGCCGCGGGAGTGCTGGTCTGCAATCCGCCCTACGGCGAACGGATCGGAGAACGGGACGACCTCGAGCAGCTCTACGCCGATCTGGGCACCATGCTGAAGCAGCGCTGCGGCGGCTGGACCCTGTGGCTGCTCAGCGGCAATCCCGAACTGACCGGTGCCCTGCGCATGAAGGCCAGCCGGCGCATCCCGGTGAGCAACGGCGGCATCGATTGCCGCTGGCTCAACTACGACATCCGCTGA
- a CDS encoding helix-turn-helix domain-containing protein has protein sequence MQTPEEVLVMRQLLERGWSRRRIAAELGISRNTLDRYLRLGEWQPYSTANRPGQLDGHRE, from the coding sequence ATGCAGACGCCGGAGGAGGTGCTGGTGATGCGTCAGCTGCTGGAGCGGGGCTGGAGCCGTCGGCGGATCGCCGCGGAGCTGGGCATCTCACGCAACACGCTGGATCGTTACCTGCGGTTGGGTGAGTGGCAGCCATACAGCACGGCCAATCGCCCCGGACAACTGGATGGGCACCGGGAGTGA
- a CDS encoding helix-turn-helix domain-containing protein, translating into MSSVQAAEEEVVIRAPSQLAQLLIALRRQCGLSQSVLAQKAGGISQARLSALELNPGRFTLERLLLILAALDLELVVRPRRRRTEPAEW; encoded by the coding sequence GTGTCCTCTGTCCAGGCCGCTGAGGAGGAGGTGGTCATCCGTGCCCCATCCCAGCTGGCGCAGCTGCTGATCGCCCTGCGCCGTCAGTGCGGTCTCAGTCAGTCGGTCCTGGCGCAGAAGGCCGGTGGCATCAGCCAGGCACGACTTTCGGCCCTGGAGCTCAATCCCGGCCGTTTCACCCTGGAGCGGTTGCTGCTCATCCTCGCCGCCCTGGATCTGGAGCTGGTGGTGCGGCCCCGCCGGCGCCGCACGGAACCGGCGGAGTGGTGA
- a CDS encoding type II toxin-antitoxin system HipA family toxin, with amino-acid sequence MGRPSHTRQLAVWMNGERVGEWRVPGRGPQEFHYDAAWLVSPQFRPLSLSLPVGLGTPPLRGEMVEQWFANLLPDNETILRRLQRRFSLRGTSAFELLEAVGRDCAGAVQLLPPEEEPAGLDRIEATPLSDEAIGRLLRGVVAEPLPGDTAGAEGELRLSIAGAQEKTALLWHQNRWCRPQGSTPTTHLFKLPMGRVGSGQIDFSSSVENEWLCGRILAAYGLPMAASTLASFDGQRCLIVERFDRRLHPGGNHWLRLPVEDFCQATGTPPEQKYENQGGPGMVAIAELLAQSAQAAEDLRCFFQAQVLFWMLRAIDGHAKNFSLFLLPGGSYRLTPLYDVLSAWPVIGKAAGQWPEQELRLAMAWHGTKSRTSKPMQVQLRHLISTASRMGLGAEAEALVADLVARTPEVVATVQQELPSGFPEPLAGAILDGLQGSAERLEKQLS; translated from the coding sequence ATGGGCCGCCCCAGCCACACGCGGCAGCTGGCCGTCTGGATGAACGGCGAGCGGGTGGGGGAATGGCGCGTACCGGGACGGGGCCCGCAGGAGTTCCACTACGACGCCGCCTGGCTGGTCTCACCTCAGTTCCGGCCCCTCTCGCTCTCGCTGCCGGTTGGCCTCGGCACGCCTCCGCTGCGAGGGGAAATGGTGGAGCAATGGTTCGCCAACCTGCTCCCCGACAACGAGACCATCCTTCGGCGGCTGCAGCGGCGGTTCTCGCTGCGGGGCACCAGCGCCTTTGAGCTGCTGGAGGCTGTGGGGCGCGACTGCGCCGGAGCGGTGCAGCTCCTGCCCCCTGAGGAAGAACCCGCCGGCCTGGATCGCATCGAGGCCACCCCGCTCTCGGATGAAGCCATCGGCCGCCTGCTGCGGGGAGTGGTGGCAGAACCGCTGCCGGGAGACACGGCCGGCGCCGAAGGGGAACTGCGCCTCTCGATCGCCGGAGCCCAGGAGAAAACAGCCCTGCTCTGGCATCAAAACCGGTGGTGCCGTCCCCAGGGCAGCACCCCCACCACCCATCTGTTCAAGTTGCCGATGGGCCGGGTGGGCAGCGGCCAGATCGACTTCTCCTCTTCGGTGGAGAACGAGTGGCTCTGTGGCCGGATCCTGGCGGCCTACGGCCTGCCGATGGCTGCCAGCACGCTGGCCAGCTTTGACGGCCAGCGCTGTCTGATCGTGGAGCGCTTTGATCGGCGGCTGCATCCAGGCGGCAACCACTGGCTGCGTCTGCCGGTCGAGGACTTCTGCCAGGCCACCGGCACGCCGCCGGAGCAGAAATACGAAAACCAGGGCGGTCCGGGCATGGTGGCCATCGCCGAGCTGCTCGCCCAGTCCGCCCAGGCAGCAGAGGATCTGCGCTGCTTCTTTCAGGCCCAGGTGCTGTTCTGGATGCTGCGAGCGATCGACGGCCACGCCAAGAACTTCAGCCTCTTCCTGCTGCCGGGCGGCAGCTACCGACTCACCCCGCTGTACGACGTGCTCTCGGCCTGGCCGGTGATCGGCAAGGCAGCCGGCCAATGGCCCGAGCAGGAGCTGCGCCTGGCGATGGCCTGGCATGGGACCAAGAGCCGCACCAGCAAGCCCATGCAGGTGCAACTCCGTCATCTGATCAGCACCGCCAGCCGGATGGGGCTGGGCGCCGAGGCCGAGGCTTTGGTGGCCGACCTGGTGGCCCGAACCCCCGAGGTGGTCGCCACGGTGCAGCAGGAGCTTCCCAGCGGCTTTCCGGAGCCATTGGCCGGCGCGATCCTTGATGGACTGCAGGGCTCTGCCGAGCGTCTGGAGAAGCAGCTCAGTTAA
- a CDS encoding DDE-type integrase/transposase/recombinase gives MSLRTVERAVQAWREVLRQSRQATVRYETRPGKQLQADFGGLWVPIGGVRTKVHLCVLTLGYSRRQLIRVFRHQRQRHWLQALEEAFRFWDGVPEQVLVDNAKALITHHNPRTGELVINPVFAAFARQPS, from the coding sequence GTGAGCCTGCGGACGGTGGAGCGCGCGGTGCAGGCCTGGCGGGAGGTGCTGCGGCAGAGCCGCCAGGCGACGGTGCGCTACGAGACTCGACCAGGCAAGCAGCTGCAGGCGGATTTCGGAGGGCTGTGGGTGCCGATCGGCGGGGTGCGCACCAAGGTGCACCTCTGCGTCCTGACCCTGGGGTACTCCAGGCGTCAGCTGATCCGGGTGTTCCGCCACCAGCGGCAGCGCCACTGGCTGCAGGCCCTGGAGGAGGCGTTCCGCTTCTGGGACGGGGTGCCTGAGCAGGTGCTGGTGGACAACGCCAAAGCGCTGATCACGCACCACAACCCCAGGACGGGTGAGCTGGTGATCAACCCGGTGTTCGCCGCCTTTGCCCGCCAGCCGAGCTGA
- a CDS encoding TrmH family RNA methyltransferase, with amino-acid sequence MPLLPRRFERLKTVLNQRMSDLTVLVEHVEKPHNLSAILRSCDAVGVLEAHAVSLSGRPRTFNSTANSTAQGSQRWVPLHDHADIGTAVEHLKAGGFRLYGTNLGVEARDYRDCDFTGPCAFVLGAEKWGLSAAATALMDQAVFIPMRGMVQSLNVSVATATLLFEALLERGGVDRYTMEQLAQGRGDLDGYLELFEPSQLTWPDTAAEVAGHLLRGGRAEQALTVLDHAAKASQIMEAESWHATRIAVLEALGRCEEAQQHRWQVFSKTLSIPVLREYLQRLDDFADVEAEEQALAAAEQHPLPLAALQFLVFWPSLPRAARYVIEHCHDWDGDAYEIVEPAAERLSADHPVAASLLLRSMVVFALSMGRSKRYRYAAENLRQCERLEARIDDWQGFESHNSFVGRLREAFAQKWSFWQLLER; translated from the coding sequence ATGCCATTGCTTCCCCGTCGATTCGAGCGCCTGAAGACGGTTTTGAACCAACGCATGTCTGATCTGACCGTGCTGGTGGAGCATGTGGAGAAGCCCCATAACCTGTCGGCCATTCTGCGCAGCTGCGATGCCGTGGGGGTGCTGGAGGCCCATGCGGTGAGCCTGAGTGGCCGGCCGCGCACGTTCAACAGCACCGCCAACAGCACCGCCCAGGGCAGCCAGCGCTGGGTGCCGCTGCATGACCACGCCGACATCGGCACCGCCGTGGAGCACCTGAAGGCGGGGGGCTTCAGGCTGTATGGCACCAACCTGGGTGTGGAGGCGCGCGACTACCGCGACTGCGATTTCACCGGCCCCTGCGCCTTCGTGCTCGGGGCGGAGAAATGGGGTCTGAGCGCTGCCGCCACCGCCCTGATGGATCAGGCGGTGTTCATCCCGATGCGGGGCATGGTGCAGTCGCTGAATGTGTCGGTGGCGACGGCCACGCTGCTGTTTGAGGCGCTGCTGGAGCGGGGTGGCGTCGATCGCTACACCATGGAGCAGCTTGCCCAGGGCCGTGGCGACCTGGATGGCTATCTGGAGCTGTTCGAGCCCTCCCAGCTCACCTGGCCCGACACCGCCGCCGAGGTGGCCGGCCATCTGCTCCGAGGCGGTCGGGCCGAGCAGGCCCTGACGGTGCTGGACCATGCCGCCAAGGCGAGCCAGATCATGGAGGCCGAGTCGTGGCACGCCACCCGCATTGCTGTGCTCGAGGCCTTGGGTCGCTGCGAGGAGGCGCAGCAGCACCGCTGGCAGGTCTTCTCCAAAACCCTCTCGATTCCAGTGCTGCGCGAGTACCTGCAGCGGCTGGATGACTTCGCCGATGTGGAGGCCGAGGAGCAGGCCCTGGCGGCGGCAGAGCAGCATCCCTTGCCGCTGGCGGCGCTGCAGTTCCTTGTCTTCTGGCCCAGCCTGCCCCGCGCGGCTCGCTACGTGATCGAGCACTGCCACGACTGGGATGGCGATGCCTATGAGATCGTCGAACCTGCAGCTGAGCGCCTCAGCGCCGACCATCCTGTGGCCGCCAGCCTGCTGCTGCGCTCCATGGTGGTGTTCGCCCTGTCGATGGGCCGCTCCAAGCGCTACCGCTACGCCGCCGAGAACCTGCGGCAGTGCGAGCGGCTGGAGGCCCGCATCGACGACTGGCAGGGTTTTGAGAGCCACAACAGCTTTGTGGGGCGATTGCGGGAGGCCTTCGCGCAGAAGTGGAGCTTCTGGCAGCTGCTGGAACGCTGA
- a CDS encoding phage holin family protein produces MKERQEERREPGPARVAAGRVGALLTSVMDLHVRIALQEVDQERRRLIGGALLISGGLTLVLLALVAAELALVLWLHGALRWSWIQAALGAASIDLVVAGLFLRVGGQLLKGPYLPQTTAGLTRTGRALFGR; encoded by the coding sequence ATGAAGGAGCGGCAGGAGGAACGACGGGAACCCGGCCCGGCCCGGGTGGCGGCCGGCCGGGTGGGGGCCCTACTGACTTCGGTGATGGACCTGCATGTGCGCATCGCGCTGCAGGAGGTCGATCAGGAACGGCGCCGCCTGATCGGTGGTGCGCTGCTGATCAGTGGTGGGCTCACCCTGGTGCTGCTGGCCCTGGTGGCGGCGGAGCTGGCCCTGGTGCTGTGGCTGCATGGAGCCCTGCGCTGGAGCTGGATCCAGGCCGCCCTCGGTGCCGCCAGCATCGATCTGGTGGTGGCGGGATTGTTTCTGCGGGTGGGGGGGCAGTTGCTCAAGGGCCCCTATCTGCCCCAGACCACGGCCGGCCTGACCCGCACCGGCCGAGCCCTGTTCGGCCGGTAG